The genomic DNA AAGAGAATCAAACTCAACAACCAGACTGTTCTTGAACAGACAATCGAAGGTGTACACAATTCAGTTGACCTTGACAATGAGGACACAGAAACTGCGAGTGGTGTTCCAGATTTCACTCTAAGCAAATCAACCACAGTGAAAGCTGCTAAGCCAAAAGCAGAGGAGAAGCACATTTTTGGCCAAGGCAACGAATTGCAGAAGCATTTAGAAAACCTAATGTCAAAGGATCAGATCACTGCTGTAAACGTGAACGGCACTGTATTAATTCCTGACCCGACAATACTGCAAGGACTCTCACATGTTATGCCTTTACTTCAGAGGCCCCCCAACTTAAACTCTGTACCAAAAATCGCTGTTCCGCTGAACACCACCAAATACAATCCCTTGCTGGACAATAATGCCATCCTAATCACATCCTTCAACAAGTTTCCCTATCCTACTCATGCTGAGCTCTCCTGGTTAACTGCTGCCTCCAAGCACCCAGAGGAGCAAATCAAAGTGTGGTTCACCACCCAGAGATTAAAACAAGGAATCACCTGGTCACCAGAAGAAGTGGAGGAGGCCCGTAAGAAGATGTTCAACGGCTCCATGCCACCTGTTCACCACACCTTCACAGTTTTACCTGACTCTTTCAGAGAGCAGGCGAGAAGCATCCAGTCCCTTGCACAGACGGCCTCTGGCAGTGCCCTCAGACATTCAGGCCAGATGCTGACTACCACTGCAAATCGAACGTCCCTCACATCAGCTTCTGTTACTGTGACAACGGTGAGTCATGTGCAGTCTCTCAAAAGGCCTTTGGCTGCTCCTTCCTTGCCCGCAGAAGTAAAGCGGGCTATGTTGCCCCCTGCGGATGACCCCAAAGAGAAATTACCCAtggcacccccaccccctcccccgaAAGAAAGGCTGCCTATGGCACCACCCCCAGTGCCTCCAGAGATCAAGAGACCTCTGTCTTCTCTGTTTTTTGTTCCTGAAATTAAGAGGTCCATGGTTGCCCCCATCGTGTCCCTGAAAGGAAAACCACCCGTGGCTCTTCCTCTTGTGGCTTCTAAAGAGAGGCTGCCCATGCCCCCTCCTCTAATGCTGCCCAAAGAAAGACTCACCATGTCACCTGCATTCTCCATGGAAATAAAACGATCTGTAGTCGCACCCCAGATTAAAAATCACACACCTTCCCTTCCAGTCATCCCCAAAGATAAATTCTTACCTTCTACTTTTTTGCCTTCTGATGTGAAGTTACCTATGGCACCTCCGCTGGCAGTGCCTCAAATGAAAAGACCAACAATCATTCAGACTGCACGAGGTCCTAGTAAGACACTACCACTGGCCCCTACATTTTCACTGGAGAGCAGGCTGCCAAAAGAACAGCCTGCAGAGCCGAAAGGGGAAAGCAGACATTCAGACGTTAAGGAAGCTAACGGCGTCTCTCGGGGTGAGGTGAAGAGTTGGCTCCGTGACCAGGGCTGTCTCAATGGCTCTCTGCACATGAAGAACGACTTGGTGCCGAAGGAGAGGCCAAAGCCCGTCCCTACTCAGTTTCCACTTCTGGAGAGGGTGAAGGGGAAGACCACTGAGCAGCTGAAGATCATGGAGGAGAGCTTTCAAAGAAACAGCTTCCCCTCTCATGGTGAAGTGGAAAGCCTGGCCACTGTCACCAGGCTCTCCAGGGAGGAGATTGACAGCTGGTTTCTTGAACGCAGAGCCTTGCGAGACAACCTTGAACAGGCCCTGCTCAACTCCATGGGAGCAAAGAGGCTGGATGCTTTGGAgaagaggcagcagcagcaacagcaacaacaacaaaacagaatgCGGCCCTTAATGGAGCACACAAGCCAGGAGGGCCACCCATGAGCCCACTCCGTCCAATCATTGCGCCCCTCAGCTCCCCCCTGCACCTGGATGGCAAATCTCTTGGACTTCTAAAAGATGTGTTTGTCCAAACCCAGTGGCCATCACCTGAGGAGTACAACATGCTGGAAAGCCAGATTGGCTTGGCTCGTACAGATATCGTCCGCTGGTTCAAAGACAGTCGGTCTGAGCTCCGCAACGGAACTCTGGACTGGCCGGAGTTGAGCCATAAGTCGCACAGCAGCGGACCGAATGGCCAGGGGTTGCCTTTGACTGCAGATCGCAGTGGGAACAAGGTCATTCAGCGTTGTCAAGAAGCAAAGATAACTGTGCTGGATGACACTCCAGGGCTGAGGGATTGTGCCAAATTCAACAGCCAAGAGATCAAGGAATGGTTTGCCAACACACTGGGCCACAGCATGCCAGACCTAGGTAGAAACGGCGGTCAAAATGGCGGTGGGAGAGGGGATTGTGGAAGCTGGGTGCA from Alosa alosa isolate M-15738 ecotype Scorff River chromosome 20, AALO_Geno_1.1, whole genome shotgun sequence includes the following:
- the LOC125285280 gene encoding LOW QUALITY PROTEIN: zinc fingers and homeoboxes protein 2-like (The sequence of the model RefSeq protein was modified relative to this genomic sequence to represent the inferred CDS: inserted 1 base in 1 codon), whose amino-acid sequence is MSSRRKSSTPCMIRVSDTIEEAGATEIEEAPTDDLVECTSSQREDWRRPPSTPLEEQSIQPQEKETVEEEEEVEEEEELLREPAQKPQQKQHGGYECKYCPFSTQNLSDFKEHVDTTHPNVILNPLYLCAVCNFSTKKFDSLTEHNETYHPGQSNFKFKRIKLNNQTVLEQTIEGVHNSVDLDNEDTETASGVPDFTLSKSTTVKAAKPKAEEKHIFGQGNELQKHLENLMSKDQITAVNVNGTVLIPDPTILQGLSHVMPLLQRPPNLNSVPKIAVPLNTTKYNPLLDNNAILITSFNKFPYPTHAELSWLTAASKHPEEQIKVWFTTQRLKQGITWSPEEVEEARKKMFNGSMPPVHHTFTVLPDSFREQARSIQSLAQTASGSALRHSGQMLTTTANRTSLTSASVTVTTVSHVQSLKRPLAAPSLPAEVKRAMLPPADDPKEKLPMAPPPPPPKERLPMAPPPVPPEIKRPLSSLFFVPEIKRSMVAPIVSLKGKPPVALPLVASKERLPMPPPLMLPKERLTMSPAFSMEIKRSVVAPQIKNHTPSLPVIPKDKFLPSTFLPSDVKLPMAPPLAVPQMKRPTIIQTARGPSKTLPLAPTFSLESRLPKEQPAEPKGESRHSDVKEANGVSRGEVKSWLRDQGCLNGSLHMKNDLVPKERPKPVPTQFPLLERVKGKTTEQLKIMEESFQRNSFPSHGEVESLATVTRLSREEIDSWFLERRALRDNLEQALLNSMGAKRLDALEKRQQQQQQQQQXQNAALNGAHKPGGPPMSPLRPIIAPLSSPLHLDGKSLGLLKDVFVQTQWPSPEEYNMLESQIGLARTDIVRWFKDSRSELRNGTLDWPELSHKSHSSGPNGQGLPLTADRSGNKVIQRCQEAKITVLDDTPGLRDCAKFNSQEIKEWFANTLGHSMPDLGRNGGQNGGGRGDCGSWVQDPMRRNAGGVTQELVSDTD